A genomic stretch from Thermomonospora umbrina includes:
- a CDS encoding putative quinol monooxygenase translates to MVQGIPALLATLGALAATGLLILRAKNARLPYLIAWCLTLVGISFALVAMTLGFLFGFGGLLFRVMEVGGALLGPVWLALGMSVLITRVPQLRFVFWLSGISYTVVAVVILLLDPLKGSFTDSLPDPGRHYDTLPLLLIDVAHAVAVIALVACTVMLALRAGKQDRDAYEQLMPVALVALAGVLVVSGTRGFLPGVLAVVALAGAAGLVWFGATRTLPPAAAEDDAYEDYDDEYAGREREYAGEEYAAQEYAGQEYRGQDHPEQVYAEQGYGEQGYVEQEYVEGYGEQAPGFPDVRTGYDEQPYAAAPGPQIPPASPSPLAPPFPPPLPQQPPGMEPPGRHAGGRVPTGERPRPTLADLAKPPPPPQPTAAPPLCGQITVYTLLDGRGEAFDRVVSEAVRAAREAEPDTLIFACHEVTGAPTQRIVYQLFRDQAAFAEHQRLPHVQRFAAESRPFVLTTNVIELNLTSAKVVPLPSPVVRDHL, encoded by the coding sequence ATGGTTCAAGGTATCCCGGCGCTGCTGGCGACCCTTGGTGCCTTGGCGGCCACCGGGTTGCTGATCCTGCGCGCCAAGAACGCGCGGCTGCCCTATCTGATCGCCTGGTGCCTGACGCTGGTCGGCATCTCCTTCGCGCTCGTCGCCATGACCCTGGGCTTCCTGTTCGGCTTCGGCGGCCTGCTGTTCCGGGTGATGGAGGTCGGGGGGGCGCTGCTCGGCCCGGTCTGGCTGGCGCTCGGGATGAGCGTGCTGATCACCCGGGTGCCGCAGCTCCGGTTCGTCTTCTGGCTGTCCGGGATCTCCTACACGGTGGTGGCCGTGGTGATCCTGCTGCTGGATCCGCTCAAGGGGAGTTTCACCGATTCCCTGCCGGATCCGGGCCGCCACTACGACACGCTGCCGCTGCTGCTCATCGACGTCGCCCACGCCGTGGCGGTCATCGCGCTGGTGGCCTGCACGGTGATGCTCGCGCTGCGGGCGGGCAAGCAGGACCGGGACGCCTACGAGCAGTTGATGCCGGTGGCCCTCGTGGCGCTGGCCGGGGTGCTGGTCGTCAGCGGCACCCGCGGGTTCCTGCCGGGCGTGTTGGCGGTCGTGGCGCTCGCGGGGGCCGCGGGGCTGGTCTGGTTCGGCGCCACCCGCACCCTGCCGCCCGCCGCGGCAGAGGACGACGCGTACGAGGACTACGACGACGAGTACGCGGGCCGGGAGCGGGAGTACGCCGGCGAGGAGTACGCGGCCCAGGAGTACGCCGGTCAGGAGTACCGGGGCCAGGACCATCCAGAGCAGGTGTACGCCGAACAGGGCTACGGGGAGCAGGGATACGTGGAGCAGGAGTACGTGGAGGGCTACGGCGAGCAGGCCCCGGGCTTCCCGGACGTCCGGACCGGATACGACGAGCAGCCCTACGCCGCCGCCCCCGGGCCCCAGATCCCCCCGGCGTCCCCCTCCCCGCTCGCGCCGCCGTTCCCGCCGCCGCTGCCCCAGCAGCCCCCCGGCATGGAGCCGCCCGGCAGGCACGCGGGAGGCCGCGTTCCGACCGGTGAGCGCCCCCGGCCTACCCTCGCCGACCTGGCGAAGCCCCCGCCGCCCCCGCAGCCGACCGCGGCCCCGCCGCTGTGCGGGCAGATCACCGTCTACACGCTGCTGGACGGGCGCGGCGAGGCGTTCGACCGGGTGGTCTCCGAGGCCGTGCGCGCCGCCCGCGAGGCCGAGCCGGACACGCTGATCTTCGCCTGCCACGAGGTGACCGGCGCGCCCACGCAGCGCATCGTCTACCAGTTGTTCCGCGACCAGGCCGCGTTCGCCGAGCACCAGCGTCTGCCGCACGTGCAGCGCTTCGCCGCCGAGTCCCGGCCGTTCGTGCTGACCACCAACGTCATCGAGCTGAACCTGACCTCCGCCAAGGTCGTCCCGCTGCCCTCGCCGGTCGTTCGGGATCACCTGTGA
- a CDS encoding glutaredoxin family protein: protein MTVPVTVTLLGRPGCHLCDDAREVIARVAADLGAVWEERDITESAELTERYWEQIPVTLVNGVRHDFWRVDETRLRAAITELRRA, encoded by the coding sequence GTGACCGTCCCGGTCACCGTGACCCTGCTCGGCCGGCCCGGCTGCCATCTGTGCGACGACGCCCGCGAGGTGATCGCCCGGGTCGCCGCCGACCTCGGCGCGGTCTGGGAGGAACGGGACATCACCGAGTCCGCGGAGCTGACCGAGCGGTACTGGGAGCAGATCCCGGTGACGCTGGTCAACGGGGTGCGGCACGACTTCTGGCGGGTGGACGAGACCCGGCTGCGGGCCGCGATCACCGAGCTGCGACGCGCCTGA
- a CDS encoding redox-sensing transcriptional repressor Rex, whose protein sequence is MTRRHNRTRGDRGIPEATVARLPVYLRALHSLQEREIATVSSEELAAAAGVNSAKLRKDLSHLGSYGTRGVGYEVEYLVYQISRELGLTQDWVVAIIGVGNLGRALAGYGGFASRGFRVAGLLDADESVVGEQISGLSVRHIDDLEQVIADHGVSIAVIATPAAAAQGLCDRVVAAGVTSVLNFAPVVLSVPEGVDVRKVDLSIELQILAFHEQRKAGGPGEAGAEGWGEDHDGDRADDRARGQEPPETTQYVEAVEA, encoded by the coding sequence GTGACACGTCGACACAACCGCACCCGCGGCGACCGCGGGATTCCCGAGGCCACGGTGGCGCGGCTGCCGGTCTATCTGAGGGCGCTGCACAGCCTCCAGGAACGGGAGATCGCCACCGTCTCCTCCGAGGAGTTGGCCGCCGCCGCCGGGGTCAACTCGGCCAAGCTGCGCAAGGACCTGTCGCACCTCGGCTCGTACGGCACCCGGGGCGTCGGCTACGAGGTCGAGTACCTCGTCTACCAGATCTCCCGCGAGCTGGGCCTCACCCAGGACTGGGTCGTGGCCATCATCGGCGTGGGTAACCTTGGCCGGGCCCTGGCCGGCTACGGCGGCTTCGCGTCCCGCGGCTTCCGGGTCGCGGGCCTGCTGGACGCCGACGAGTCCGTGGTGGGCGAGCAGATCTCCGGGCTGTCCGTCCGGCACATCGACGACCTGGAACAGGTCATCGCCGACCACGGGGTCTCCATCGCGGTGATCGCGACCCCCGCGGCGGCCGCCCAGGGCCTGTGCGATCGTGTGGTCGCGGCGGGTGTGACGAGCGTGCTCAACTTCGCGCCGGTCGTCCTGTCGGTGCCCGAGGGAGTGGACGTGCGTAAGGTCGATCTGTCGATCGAGTTGCAGATCCTCGCGTTCCACGAGCAGCGCAAGGCCGGCGGGCCCGGCGAGGCGGGCGCCGAGGGCTGGGGAGAGGACCACGATGGTGATCGGGCGGACGACCGGGCACGGGGGCAAGAGCCTCCCGAGACCACGCAGTACGTAGAGGCGGTCGAGGCATGA
- a CDS encoding glutamyl-tRNA reductase, which yields MTILVVGLSHRSAPVAVLERAAVTGDDLVKLLHEVNDSVHVAETLIVSTCNRIEVYAVVDKFHGGVSDISESLARHSGLTLDELSRHLYVHYEDRAVQHAFSVACGLESMVVGESQILGQIRTAFKLAQAEGTVGRDLHELTQQALRVGKRAHAETGVDQAGASLVGVGLQVAAGHLGDLEGRHALVIGAGSMSALAVSTLARAGVGEIVVANRTLERAVRLAEGSEVPARAIELSDLTAALDEADLVISCTGATGLVITADQITYNRRERFLLDLALPHDIDPAVRELPGVALAGLDDLRTAEEAAHAVGPRAVEAVRRIVADEVAGFLSAARAAAVAPTVVALRSKAADVVDAELARLSGRLPALDERDRAEIAQTVRRVVDKLLHAPTVRVKELASAPGGDTYADALRELFDLDPKAPEAVARPDIEGSTS from the coding sequence ATGACGATCCTGGTGGTCGGGCTCAGCCACCGCAGCGCTCCGGTGGCCGTGCTGGAGCGCGCGGCGGTGACCGGGGACGACCTCGTCAAGCTGCTGCACGAGGTCAACGACTCGGTGCACGTCGCCGAGACCCTGATCGTGTCGACCTGCAACCGGATCGAGGTCTACGCCGTCGTGGACAAGTTCCACGGCGGTGTCTCCGACATCTCCGAGTCGCTGGCCCGGCACTCCGGCCTCACGCTCGACGAGCTGTCCCGGCACCTGTACGTGCACTATGAGGACCGCGCCGTCCAGCACGCGTTCTCGGTGGCGTGCGGGCTGGAGTCGATGGTGGTCGGCGAGAGCCAGATCCTCGGCCAGATCCGCACGGCGTTCAAGCTGGCCCAGGCCGAGGGCACGGTGGGCCGCGACCTGCACGAGCTGACCCAGCAGGCGCTGCGGGTCGGCAAGCGGGCGCACGCGGAGACCGGGGTCGACCAGGCCGGGGCCTCCCTGGTCGGCGTGGGCCTCCAGGTCGCCGCCGGGCACCTCGGCGACCTGGAGGGACGGCACGCGCTGGTGATCGGCGCCGGGTCGATGAGCGCCTTGGCGGTGTCCACGCTGGCCCGCGCCGGCGTGGGCGAGATCGTCGTCGCCAACCGCACCCTCGAGCGGGCCGTCAGGCTGGCCGAGGGCTCCGAGGTCCCCGCCCGGGCGATCGAGCTTTCCGACCTCACCGCCGCGCTCGACGAGGCCGACCTGGTGATCTCCTGCACGGGGGCCACCGGGCTGGTCATCACCGCCGACCAGATCACCTACAACCGGCGCGAGCGCTTCCTCCTCGACCTGGCGCTGCCGCACGACATCGACCCGGCCGTCCGCGAGCTGCCCGGGGTGGCGCTGGCGGGGCTGGACGACCTGCGCACGGCCGAGGAGGCCGCGCACGCGGTGGGCCCCCGGGCCGTCGAGGCGGTCCGCCGGATCGTCGCCGACGAGGTCGCCGGGTTCCTGAGCGCCGCCCGCGCCGCCGCCGTCGCGCCCACCGTCGTGGCGCTGCGCAGCAAGGCCGCCGACGTCGTCGACGCCGAGCTGGCCCGGCTGTCGGGCCGGCTGCCCGCCCTGGACGAACGGGACCGCGCCGAGATCGCCCAGACCGTGCGGCGGGTGGTCGACAAGCTGCTGCACGCCCCGACCGTCAGGGTGAAGGAGCTGGCGTCGGCGCCCGGCGGCGACACCTACGCCGACGCCCTGCGCGAGCTGTTCGACCTCGACCCGAAGGCACCCGAGGCCGTGGCCCGCCCGGACATCGAAGGATCGACGTCATGA
- the hemC gene encoding hydroxymethylbilane synthase, whose protein sequence is MTVLRLGTRKSLMATTQSGFIADELSRLTGHAVELVGVTTEGDVSKAHLAQMGGTGVFVNALRDRILSGEVDFAVHSLKDLPTGPAEGIVLAAVHRRDDPRDALCGPAKLADLPRGARVGTGSPRRVAQLRALRADLDVVPIRGNADTRLRKVTDGELDAVVLAYAGLGRIGRLDAVSEIFDPDQMLPAPGQGALAIECRSDRGDLAELLGTVDDPSTRAAVTAERTVLAVLEAGCSAPVGAFATVEDPADVEPKLHLTACVAALDGARQVRLSASGHPERAEEIGRDLAARLLAQGADQLMGERRIEPQ, encoded by the coding sequence ATGACCGTGCTGCGCCTGGGCACCCGCAAGAGCCTGATGGCCACCACCCAGTCCGGGTTCATCGCCGACGAGCTGTCCCGACTGACCGGGCATGCCGTCGAGTTGGTCGGGGTAACGACCGAGGGTGATGTCTCCAAGGCCCACCTGGCGCAGATGGGCGGTACCGGCGTGTTCGTCAACGCGCTGCGCGACCGGATCCTGTCGGGCGAGGTGGACTTCGCCGTGCACTCGCTGAAGGACCTGCCCACCGGGCCGGCCGAGGGCATCGTGCTCGCCGCCGTCCACCGGCGCGACGACCCGCGCGACGCGCTGTGCGGCCCGGCCAAGCTGGCCGACCTGCCGCGCGGCGCCCGCGTCGGCACCGGCTCGCCGCGCCGGGTCGCCCAACTGCGGGCGCTGCGCGCCGATCTGGACGTGGTGCCGATCCGCGGCAACGCCGACACCAGGCTCCGCAAGGTCACCGACGGGGAGTTGGACGCCGTCGTGCTGGCGTACGCGGGGCTGGGCCGGATCGGGCGGCTGGACGCCGTCTCGGAGATCTTCGACCCCGACCAGATGCTGCCGGCCCCCGGCCAGGGCGCGCTCGCGATCGAGTGCCGCTCCGACCGCGGCGACCTGGCCGAGCTCCTTGGAACGGTCGACGACCCCTCCACGCGCGCCGCGGTCACCGCCGAGCGCACCGTCCTGGCGGTCCTGGAGGCCGGGTGCTCGGCGCCCGTCGGGGCCTTCGCCACCGTCGAGGACCCCGCAGATGTAGAACCGAAGCTCCACCTGACCGCGTGCGTCGCCGCCCTCGACGGCGCCCGGCAGGTGAGGCTTTCCGCAAGCGGCCACCCGGAGCGGGCCGAGGAGATCGGGCGCGACCTCGCCGCCCGGCTGCTCGCCCAGGGGGCCGACCAGTTGATGGGGGAGCGTCGCATTGAGCCCCAGTAA
- a CDS encoding bifunctional uroporphyrinogen-III C-methyltransferase/uroporphyrinogen-III synthase yields the protein MSPSNVGENDTTPGTVSFVGMGPGDPGLLTLRAVTKLGQADTVVVSRADCPAEILAHCRPDAEILDTAEQDPVELTDRAARRGHEVVRLFRGDPGVGCAVHEEAEACGRAGIPFEIVPGVSAITGVPAYAGIPLTDARTREVRVIDARAGGVDWEDFSSPEATLVILGAEGTVAEVTKGLIAAGRPESTPAAMTGLGTTTEQETVVSTLQRLVPDTKGMEAPAMIIVGDVVDWRDRLSWFETKALFGWRVLVPRTKEQAATLSDRLRSYGAVPEEVPTISVEPPRTPQQMDRAVKGLVTGRYEWVVFTSTNAVRAVREKFDDYGLDARAFAGLKVAAVGEQTARALVEFGVSPDLVPTGQQSGEGLLEVWPPYDKDLDPINRVLLPRADIATDVLIAGLTELGWECDDVTAYRTVRAAPPPEDIRVAIKGGGFDAVLFTSSSTVRNLIGIAGKPHNVTVIAVIGPQTAKTAEEYGLRVDVMAEKPSALALAEALAEYGAKRRAAQIEAGDPLRKPSQMRRGARRRR from the coding sequence TTGAGCCCCAGTAACGTTGGCGAGAACGACACCACGCCGGGCACCGTCTCGTTCGTCGGGATGGGCCCGGGAGATCCGGGGCTGCTGACCCTGCGGGCCGTCACCAAGCTCGGCCAGGCCGACACGGTGGTGGTGAGCCGGGCGGACTGTCCCGCCGAGATCCTGGCGCACTGCCGTCCGGACGCGGAGATCCTCGACACCGCCGAGCAGGACCCGGTCGAGCTGACCGACCGGGCCGCCCGGCGGGGGCACGAGGTGGTCCGGCTGTTCCGCGGCGACCCCGGGGTGGGCTGCGCCGTGCACGAGGAGGCCGAGGCCTGCGGTCGGGCCGGCATCCCGTTCGAGATCGTCCCCGGCGTCTCGGCGATCACCGGTGTGCCCGCGTACGCGGGGATCCCGCTGACCGACGCGCGGACCCGCGAGGTCCGGGTGATCGACGCCCGCGCCGGCGGCGTCGACTGGGAGGACTTCTCCTCTCCCGAGGCCACGCTGGTGATCCTCGGCGCGGAGGGCACGGTGGCGGAGGTCACCAAGGGCCTGATCGCCGCCGGGCGTCCGGAGTCCACGCCGGCCGCGATGACCGGCCTGGGCACCACCACCGAGCAGGAGACGGTGGTCTCCACGCTGCAGCGCCTCGTCCCCGACACCAAGGGGATGGAGGCCCCCGCGATGATCATCGTGGGGGACGTGGTCGACTGGCGCGACCGGCTCTCGTGGTTCGAGACCAAGGCGCTGTTCGGCTGGCGGGTGCTGGTGCCGCGCACCAAGGAGCAGGCCGCGACGCTGTCGGACCGGCTGCGCTCGTACGGCGCGGTGCCCGAGGAGGTCCCGACCATCTCGGTGGAGCCGCCGCGCACCCCGCAGCAGATGGACCGGGCCGTGAAGGGCCTGGTCACCGGACGGTACGAGTGGGTGGTGTTCACCTCCACCAACGCCGTGCGGGCCGTTCGGGAGAAGTTCGACGACTACGGTCTGGACGCGCGGGCGTTCGCCGGGCTGAAGGTCGCCGCCGTCGGCGAGCAGACCGCCCGGGCGCTGGTGGAGTTCGGGGTCAGCCCCGACCTCGTGCCGACCGGCCAGCAGTCCGGGGAGGGGCTGCTGGAGGTCTGGCCGCCGTACGACAAGGACCTCGACCCGATCAACCGGGTGCTGCTGCCGCGCGCCGACATCGCCACCGACGTCCTCATCGCCGGACTGACCGAGCTGGGCTGGGAGTGCGACGACGTGACCGCGTACCGGACGGTGCGGGCCGCCCCGCCGCCGGAGGACATCCGCGTGGCCATCAAGGGCGGCGGGTTCGACGCGGTGCTGTTCACCTCCAGCTCCACGGTCCGCAACCTCATCGGCATCGCCGGCAAGCCGCACAACGTGACGGTGATCGCGGTGATCGGTCCGCAGACCGCCAAGACGGCCGAGGAGTACGGGCTGCGGGTGGACGTGATGGCCGAGAAGCCGTCCGCTTTGGCGCTGGCCGAGGCATTGGCGGAGTACGGTGCGAAACGGAGGGCCGCCCAGATCGAGGCGGGCGACCCGTTGCGCAAACCGAGCCAGATGCGGCGCGGCGCCCGTCGGCGCAGGTGA
- the hemB gene encoding porphobilinogen synthase: MTARFPAARPRRLRRTPALRRMVAEHRLAPADLILPMFVKEGIAEPQPVASMPGVVQHTPDTLRKAAHEAVEAGVGGLMLFGIPAVKDGVGSGADDPDGIVQRAVRELRADLGDSAVLMADLCLDEYTDHGHCGVVTPSGEIDNDATLERYALIGLTLAASGVDMVAPSGMMDGQVGVIRGALDGAGHQDVSIMAYSVKYSSAYYGPFRDAAECAPQFGDRSAYQQDPANIAESLREVALDLDEGADVVIVKPAGAYLDVVARVRDAVDVPVAAYQVSGEYAMVEAAAANGWLDRDRVIMESLIGMRRAGADLILTYWATEVARRLTR; encoded by the coding sequence ATGACCGCACGCTTCCCCGCCGCCCGGCCCCGCCGGCTGCGGCGCACGCCCGCCCTGCGTCGGATGGTGGCCGAGCACCGGCTCGCCCCGGCCGATCTGATCCTGCCGATGTTCGTCAAGGAGGGCATCGCCGAGCCGCAGCCGGTCGCCTCGATGCCCGGGGTCGTCCAGCACACGCCCGACACGCTCCGCAAGGCGGCCCACGAGGCCGTGGAGGCGGGTGTGGGCGGCCTGATGCTGTTCGGGATCCCCGCGGTGAAGGACGGCGTCGGTTCGGGCGCCGACGACCCCGACGGGATCGTGCAGCGGGCCGTGCGCGAGCTGCGGGCCGACCTCGGCGACTCCGCCGTGCTGATGGCGGACCTGTGCCTGGACGAGTACACCGACCACGGTCACTGCGGTGTCGTCACCCCGTCCGGCGAGATCGACAACGACGCGACGCTGGAGCGGTACGCCTTGATCGGGCTGACGTTGGCCGCGTCCGGCGTCGACATGGTGGCGCCCAGCGGGATGATGGACGGCCAGGTCGGCGTGATCCGCGGGGCGCTGGACGGGGCCGGGCACCAGGACGTGTCGATCATGGCGTACTCGGTGAAGTACTCCTCGGCGTACTACGGCCCGTTCCGCGACGCCGCCGAGTGCGCGCCGCAGTTCGGCGACCGCTCGGCCTATCAGCAGGATCCGGCCAACATCGCCGAGTCGCTGCGCGAGGTCGCGCTGGACCTCGACGAGGGCGCCGACGTGGTGATCGTCAAGCCCGCCGGCGCCTATCTGGACGTGGTCGCCCGGGTCCGCGACGCGGTGGACGTCCCGGTGGCCGCCTACCAGGTCAGCGGGGAGTACGCGATGGTCGAGGCCGCCGCCGCCAACGGGTGGCTGGACCGCGATCGGGTGATCATGGAGTCGCTGATCGGGATGCGCCGGGCCGGCGCCGACCTGATCCTCACCTACTGGGCCACCGAGGTGGCCCGCCGGCTGACCCGCTGA
- a CDS encoding bifunctional DNA primase/polymerase, producing MLAVTARRQRGRSRLASAAKQYAALGWACVPGARPGGDRACSCDRIGCPDPGAHPVSAAWRMQATTDPVVLKRWWSDDPQANIILPTGRVFDVFDVPAAAGVLALERIAAHHSDPGPTSPVGPVAAVGLDRHLFFAATRGAPEDEDEWWSCHLDCSPETITDSPGLRWHCRDSYVVAPPSVLPGDREVAWVRPPDREPLPDPVRLLEILADSCEAVR from the coding sequence ATGCTGGCGGTGACGGCCAGGCGGCAGCGGGGGCGCAGTCGGCTGGCGAGCGCGGCGAAGCAGTACGCGGCACTGGGCTGGGCCTGCGTCCCGGGGGCGCGTCCCGGCGGCGACCGGGCCTGTAGCTGCGACCGGATCGGCTGCCCCGACCCGGGCGCCCATCCGGTCTCGGCGGCCTGGCGCATGCAGGCCACCACGGACCCGGTGGTGCTCAAACGCTGGTGGTCCGACGACCCGCAGGCCAACATCATCCTTCCCACCGGGCGGGTCTTCGACGTCTTCGACGTACCGGCGGCGGCGGGCGTCCTCGCCCTGGAGCGCATCGCCGCCCATCACTCCGACCCCGGCCCCACCAGCCCCGTGGGGCCGGTCGCCGCCGTGGGCCTGGACCGTCACCTGTTCTTCGCCGCCACCCGGGGCGCGCCCGAGGACGAGGACGAGTGGTGGTCGTGCCACCTCGACTGCTCCCCGGAGACCATCACCGACTCCCCGGGGCTGCGCTGGCACTGCCGCGACAGCTACGTGGTGGCACCGCCGTCCGTCCTCCCCGGCGACCGTGAGGTCGCCTGGGTCCGACCGCCCGACCGCGAGCCCCTCCCCGACCCGGTGCGCCTCCTGGAGATCCTCGCCGACAGTTGCGAGGCCGTCCGTTAG
- a CDS encoding serine/threonine-protein kinase yields the protein MVDGWTVPGFTPVRELGRGASGRVMLAVDDVTQTRVAIKYLDDRLRADESFMHRFRAEARRLSQLEDPGVADLYEFVEGADGAAVVMQWIEGVSLRRILDAQGPTGPPAALAALGGALAGLATAHTAGLVHHDFKPSNLLIAPDGQGHITDFGITPPRASRSGDEPPGSPAYLAPELWDGAAVSPATDLYAATVLFFECLTGRLPYQPGGSGGRALAALGRAHREAPIPTEAVPGPLRGLIARGLAKNPADRPTTAEEFLVALEEAAVAAYGPVWETQGRSRLAELSATAAAAPPPSPPPSVAPGGPGATARRGSRPRLVGSLAAIAVIAVVGAGAVLYGMNGGDGDGTSDAQTVSPSPSSTPSAAARPTRSAGPDASGRVLAARIERSALQRPGASFSHRQTGKAAASVNARGTFRLLPGRESSYSMVVSSNHPRLRQATQTVLVGRNGYVRVGSRWQSVPTPATRPDGYASLAARVRAVTSVPSVSVLLRNARTLDGGRRGYRGTVPLKGLSGGPYEDLARATGASHAGFVLTLDASGLPRRLLVTVGSGTKAVTMTTTYTGWGKRVTIKAPR from the coding sequence GTGGTGGACGGCTGGACGGTCCCGGGTTTCACACCCGTGCGGGAACTGGGGCGCGGCGCCTCCGGGCGGGTGATGCTCGCCGTCGACGACGTCACCCAGACGAGGGTCGCGATCAAGTACCTGGACGACCGGCTACGGGCGGACGAGTCGTTCATGCACCGGTTCCGGGCCGAGGCGCGGCGGCTGTCTCAACTGGAGGACCCGGGCGTGGCCGACCTCTACGAGTTCGTGGAGGGGGCCGACGGGGCCGCCGTGGTGATGCAGTGGATCGAGGGTGTCAGCCTGCGCCGGATCCTCGATGCCCAGGGCCCCACCGGGCCGCCCGCCGCGCTGGCGGCGCTGGGCGGGGCGCTGGCGGGGCTGGCCACCGCGCACACCGCGGGGCTGGTGCACCACGACTTCAAGCCCTCCAACCTGCTGATCGCCCCGGACGGGCAGGGGCACATCACCGACTTCGGGATCACCCCGCCGCGCGCCTCCCGGTCCGGGGACGAGCCGCCGGGCAGCCCCGCCTACCTGGCGCCGGAGCTGTGGGACGGTGCGGCGGTCTCCCCGGCCACGGACCTGTACGCGGCCACCGTGCTGTTCTTCGAGTGCCTCACCGGACGGCTCCCCTACCAGCCCGGCGGCAGCGGCGGCCGGGCGCTGGCGGCGCTGGGCAGGGCCCACCGCGAGGCCCCGATCCCCACGGAGGCGGTGCCGGGTCCGTTGCGCGGGCTGATCGCCCGGGGTCTGGCCAAGAACCCGGCCGACCGTCCGACCACGGCGGAGGAGTTCCTCGTCGCCCTGGAGGAGGCCGCCGTCGCGGCCTACGGCCCCGTCTGGGAGACCCAGGGCCGCAGCAGGCTGGCGGAGCTGTCGGCGACCGCCGCGGCGGCCCCACCGCCGTCTCCGCCGCCCTCGGTGGCCCCCGGCGGCCCGGGGGCCACCGCCCGACGCGGCAGCCGCCCCCGGCTCGTGGGCAGCCTGGCGGCGATCGCCGTCATCGCCGTCGTGGGCGCGGGAGCCGTCCTGTACGGCATGAACGGCGGCGACGGCGACGGCACGTCCGACGCGCAGACCGTCTCCCCGTCGCCCTCGTCGACTCCGAGCGCCGCCGCCCGCCCGACCCGTTCCGCCGGGCCCGACGCCTCCGGCAGGGTTCTCGCCGCGCGGATCGAGCGAAGCGCCCTGCAGCGGCCGGGCGCGAGCTTCTCCCACCGCCAGACGGGCAAGGCCGCCGCGTCGGTCAACGCGAGGGGCACCTTCCGCCTGCTGCCCGGCCGCGAGTCGTCGTACTCGATGGTCGTGTCCAGCAACCACCCCAGGCTCCGGCAGGCCACCCAGACCGTCCTGGTCGGGCGCAACGGCTATGTCCGGGTGGGCTCGCGCTGGCAGTCCGTCCCGACCCCCGCCACGCGCCCCGACGGGTACGCGTCCCTGGCCGCCAGGGTCCGCGCGGTCACGTCCGTCCCGAGCGTGAGCGTCCTGCTGAGGAACGCCAGGACCCTGGACGGCGGTCGACGCGGCTACCGGGGCACGGTGCCCCTCAAGGGGCTGTCGGGCGGCCCCTACGAGGATCTGGCACGTGCCACCGGGGCGTCCCACGCCGGCTTCGTCCTCACCCTGGACGCGTCCGGCCTCCCCCGTCGTCTTCTCGTCACCGTCGGCTCGGGCACCAAGGCCGTCACCATGACCACCACCTACACCGGGTGGGGCAAGCGGGTGACCATCAAAGCCCCCCGCTGA